CCAGGCCGTAAAAAGCAACCAGACAGGCAACGGCGAGGGTGCCGATGGCCGTATATCTGACGAGCGGCGCCACCCGGACGATATCAGAGTCAACCTCTTTCACCGGAGGCTTCACAAAATCATCAGGCCTCAAACTGGCATTAAGCCGCTCCATATCGCGCCGTCCCTGCTCTTCCTCCTGCTGCTTCCGTTTTTTCTCATGGTACACGCTCCCCTGTAAACCGCACTTGGGGCAGACATCGAACATTTCATCGGTAAAGGTAGAATACTGGCAGGCAGGACAGGCACTCATCATATTGGGATTCCACCCTTTGGCAAGCGGTTTCTTTACCTGGAACCCGGTTTTGCAGCGCGGACAGTCTATATAGCGGCCATCTAGCGGCACTTCATGGTCATTGACCTCTCCTGACAGCTTGCAATTAGGGCATTCTATCTTCATCCCAAAATCTCCTCGGTGGAAAGTATTCGTTAACTATATCAAGCCGATGAGATGTCGCAAACAGAAAGAGCTTGTCCAAGGAGTCCCAGACCGGATTTTCAGGAAATGAGATTGACGGTGTCTCGGCTGAGGTGATATGGTCAGTCCTGGCATTCAGGTCACAACCTTTTATCAAAAGGAGCAGAAGATGATCAAAAGACTATTTGGCACTGCAGTATTACTGGCAGTTGCCGCAAATTCGGCCCTGGCCGCCAACGTGGATGTCAATGTCGGTATTCCTGGACCTCCGGGGGTTAATGTCCGGGTCGGATCGCCGCCACCCCCCCCTCAGGTCATTGTCGAGAGAGAGCGAACCGTGGTTATCAAGGATAAGCACGACCAGGGCAGGCATAAAGGGCACGACAAGCGCAAAAAGCACAAGAAGCATAAGCACGACGATTGATACGGATGACATAGCAATGCGGCGCGGGAAACCACGCCGCTTTTTTTGCCACACAATTCCCTCCAGAGAAAACAGCTATGCAATTCCCGGCAACACATCTCACCGGCACCCTGATAAAACGCTACAAACGCTTCCTTGCCGATATCCAGCTTGATGATGGCAGCATCGTCACTGCTCACACCCCCAACTCCGGAAGCATGATGGGGTGCGCTGTGCCGGGGAGCCGCGCCGTCCTGACCCGCAGCAACTCGCCGGGGCGCAAATACCCGCTTACCTGGGAACTGGTGCAGGTCAATGGGATCTGGATCGGTATCCATACCAGCTACCCGCCGAAACTGGTCGCAGAGGGGGTCGTAAACGGCACCATCGCAGAGCTGCAGGGGTACCCGGTGATCCGCCCCGAGGTCACTTGCGGCGAGAGCCGGATCGACCTGCTGCTGTCAGGGGGTGCTGTCCCGTGCTGGGTGGAGGTCAAGAACGTCACCCTGGTCGAGGATGGGGTGGCCCTGTTCCCGGACGCCGTCACCACCCGTGGCCAGAAGCATCTACGCGAACTGCTCCGGCTGGTCAGGCAGGGTGAGCGCGGGGTGATCTTCTATGTTATCCAGCGGGGAGATGCCGAGGCCATGGCTCCGGCGGACCGGATCGACCCGGAATACGGCCGGCTGCTGCGCGAGGTCGTGTCCCAGGGAGTCGAGGCGCTGGCATACCGCGCTGAGGTGTCTCCCACGGAGATCAGGCTAGTGAAGCGGCTGCCGGTGTTGCTGTGACCCTGGCTAATCTGCCATATTCCCCCACTTAGTCCACTATTTCCCCCTGAGCACGCAGGTTGTTTTGATGACGCTTGACTAGGTTAACGCTTACCTGTACCTTTAGAAGTACAGAAGGAGGTTGCCATGACCCGTACCTTATCGATTATGGAAGCCCGAAAACAGCTGACATCCATGCCTGAAACGCTTTTGCACGACGGGCAGGTAGATGTTCTCGAAATCACCCGCCGGGGCAAGCCGGTGTTGGCTGTCATGCCGTGGGAGCTGTACGAAGCGGTATCGGAGACACTGGAAGTGATGGGGGATAAAGAGCTGCTGGCGCAATTGCGTCAAAGCATACAAGAGCTGGATTCCGGGAAGCTCGTCTCCTGGCAGGATGCCAAAAAGGAGCTTGGCCTTTGAAATGGCAGATCCTGCTGACACCAACGGCATTAAAGCTGTTGTCCGACATCTCTGACCGGCGCATCCGGGAAAAAATCGGAACAGTAATTGATCGCCTGGCTGAAGACCCGGAAAAACAGGGGAAGGCGCTGCTCGGCGAATTATCAGGACTTCGCAGCATAAGGGCTGTCGGGCAACGCTATCGCATCATTTATCAGATCAGAGGCAACGAGATTGTCGTAGTAATTGTCGCCGTTGGTATCCGCCGCGATGGGGCCAGAGACGACATCTATAACCTGGCGAAGAAGCTTTTCCGGCTGGGATTGTTGGGCGAGTGACATCAACCACAGCATAACTGTTCCGTTTGAAAGGATCATCCAATTCACGTACTCACGTGTGAATCGTTCCAATATAGAAAGGAAGGGAAATGAAATTATTACGACGGCTTGTTTCAATATTGATTGTATCTGGCCTTTTCGGCTGTGCGAGTGCAGATCAACAAATGAATAGCGGCTTATGGCATTATGACGCAGGGCTTTGGGGTGAAGCTGCCCCTCGATTAATAAATAGCGTTCCTGAAATTGAAAAATCCAATCCGAATGATCCACGACTTTCTACGGCGCTCATTGCCCTTGGGGAAATGTCAGCTGGCAGTGGGCGGTATGACCTTTCCGAAGATTTCTTTCGGAGAGCCGTAAAAGTTGCCGAAGCACAGCTACCACCCGATGAAGTACTCATTCGCAATGCCTCAGTGCATACTGGATACTACTATCTCGGCCAGAACCGCCCTGCAGAGGCAGCGCCTTTGTTTACCCGAGCTGCAAAATTATCTGAAAAATATTCAGGCGATAAAAGAGTGCTTCATGCAGTTGATCTCGACAATATTGGCGTAGCACTCACAAGCCAAGGGCTCCATAAAGATGGAAATGAAGTTAGTCAACGTGCCTTGCGAATACTTGACGATCTGCCTCTTCAGAAGGAAGTTGAAAAAACCCGTGCTGTCATTTTTTATAACCTTGCTTACTCTTACGTTGAACAGACACGTTTTGCCGAGGCTGAAGATCTTTACAGAAAATCACTTAACACACTTGCACCTATTGGTGCCCCACTGGTAGGTGAACAATGGCGTATCAATGTTGTCTTGACCAACTATTCGAAACTTCTTCGACAACTCGGTCGGAATGACGAGGCAAAGGTTCTTGAAGTGAGAATCAAGTGAGACAGGATTTTGAAGACAGGTTTTTTTAATAAATGTCACAACTTAAATATTCGTGTGCTCTCTACCGCGTTATTCAC
This region of Geoanaerobacter pelophilus genomic DNA includes:
- the sfsA gene encoding DNA/RNA nuclease SfsA, with translation MQFPATHLTGTLIKRYKRFLADIQLDDGSIVTAHTPNSGSMMGCAVPGSRAVLTRSNSPGRKYPLTWELVQVNGIWIGIHTSYPPKLVAEGVVNGTIAELQGYPVIRPEVTCGESRIDLLLSGGAVPCWVEVKNVTLVEDGVALFPDAVTTRGQKHLRELLRLVRQGERGVIFYVIQRGDAEAMAPADRIDPEYGRLLREVVSQGVEALAYRAEVSPTEIRLVKRLPVLL
- a CDS encoding tetratricopeptide repeat protein, with protein sequence MKLLRRLVSILIVSGLFGCASADQQMNSGLWHYDAGLWGEAAPRLINSVPEIEKSNPNDPRLSTALIALGEMSAGSGRYDLSEDFFRRAVKVAEAQLPPDEVLIRNASVHTGYYYLGQNRPAEAAPLFTRAAKLSEKYSGDKRVLHAVDLDNIGVALTSQGLHKDGNEVSQRALRILDDLPLQKEVEKTRAVIFYNLAYSYVEQTRFAEAEDLYRKSLNTLAPIGAPLVGEQWRINVVLTNYSKLLRQLGRNDEAKVLEVRIK
- a CDS encoding zinc-ribbon domain-containing protein, with translation MKIECPNCKLSGEVNDHEVPLDGRYIDCPRCKTGFQVKKPLAKGWNPNMMSACPACQYSTFTDEMFDVCPKCGLQGSVYHEKKRKQQEEEQGRRDMERLNASLRPDDFVKPPVKEVDSDIVRVAPLVRYTAIGTLAVACLVAFYGLVGLLGYDGDALLQKINETALEPVSKNEVFLSHGLLPLVLTLFGGSMAMLSGMLLKNGKRAIKGLELGAWAGLAIGVVYEVVDYIAYIRRSSESPSIAYCLVGLVNSVFMLAVWVSVPLGLIWWLRSDRFRDELDSD
- a CDS encoding type II toxin-antitoxin system RelE family toxin; the protein is MKWQILLTPTALKLLSDISDRRIREKIGTVIDRLAEDPEKQGKALLGELSGLRSIRAVGQRYRIIYQIRGNEIVVVIVAVGIRRDGARDDIYNLAKKLFRLGLLGE
- a CDS encoding type II toxin-antitoxin system Phd/YefM family antitoxin; translated protein: MTRTLSIMEARKQLTSMPETLLHDGQVDVLEITRRGKPVLAVMPWELYEAVSETLEVMGDKELLAQLRQSIQELDSGKLVSWQDAKKELGL